The genomic stretch ACGCGGAGGACACGTGGAAGCGCGTCCGCGCCGGCGACCTCGAAATCGACCTGGTCAAACCCTGCGGCCGGTGCGCCACGACCCTGGTCGAGCAGGAGAGCGGGACGCCGGGCAAGGAACCGCTGCGTACGCTGGCGACCTATCGCAAGTTCGACCGGCCGGCACCGTCCTTCGGCCATAATGCCGTGCACCGGTCACCCGGTGTGCTCGAAGCCGGGATGGCCCTTCAGATCCTGGTCATGCGGGACACTACCTGAGAACTCCGGAAAGGAAGACCCCTTGAGCCAGCGCACAATCACCATGCCGGCCGGCCGGTGCAACCTCGGTTTCGCACGGATCGACATCACCCCGCCCGCGGGGATCTATCATCGCAGCTGGGGCGCGGCGAAGCATGACGCATCCACGGGCGTGCATCGGGAACTGACCGCCTCCGCACTGGTGTTCGCGGACCCCGGGGCCGGGGAGGAACACGCCCTCGTCGCCCTCGAACTGGGCTGGCTGCAGGCCCGCGACTTACAGCGTCTTTCGGATACCGTTTCCGCCGGTTCCGGCCTGCCGGCCGAACGGGTCGTCATCACTTTTTCCCATACCCACGCCGCGGGTAACTACGATCCGGACCGCCTGGAGCACGAGGGCGGCGCGCTGATCCCTGGATACCTGGACGATCTCGGCAAGGGGCTTGCCGGCCTCGTGGAGGAGGCCAGGACCGCCGTTCAGCCGGTCGACCTGGCCTTCGGATACGGCCGGTGCGACCTGGCCTGCAACCGGGACTACTGGGACGAAGAAAACCGGCTGTACGCCGTAGGGTCCAACCCGGACCGGGCCGCAGACGACACGGTCGTGGTCACCCGCGCGAGCGACCGGGAAGGCCGGCTGGTCGCCACCCTGGTCAACTACAGCTGCCACCCGACGACCCTGGCCTGGGACAATACGCTGATCAGCCCCGACTACCCCGGCGCCATGCGGGAAGTCGTGGAGCGGGAGACCGGCGCGCCCTGCGTGTTCTTGCTGGGCGCGAGCGGGGATCTCGGCCCGCGGTACGGGTTCGTGGGCGAAACAGAGGCGGCGGACTCGAACGGCCTCCAACTGGGCTACGCCGCACTGTCGGCCCTGCAGGGCCTGCTGCCCGACAGGACCGAGATGCACTACGACGGCCCGGTGATATCGGGCGCCACCATAGGGGTCTGGCATCAAAGCCCCATGGATGACGCGCGCGCACAAGGGCTCGAAACCTTCGACACCGCCGCGATGACCGTGGACCTGCCCCTGCTGGACTTGCCCGGGCAGGCGGAGCTCGACGGGCAACTCGCCGAATGGACGTCCCGGGAAGAGACCGCCAGGCAGGATGGGCAGGACCGCGAAGCCGCCGACTGCCGCGCGCACATCGAACGGGTCCGGCGGGCTATGCGGCGCATCGAAAGCATCCCGCCGGACAGGCAGTCCGCCCCCTACGGCGTCACGCTCTGGCGCATCGGCGAAGGCGCCCTCGTGATGGTGAGCGGCGAACCCTACAGCGTGCTGCAACGTGAACTCAGGGCGCGCTTCCCGGCGACCGCCATCGTCGTTGTCGTCCTGTGCAACCGGGGGACGGGCGGTTACCTGCTGCCCGCGGACGACTACGGCAAGGGACTCTACCAGGAAGAGGCGGCGGCCATCGGCCCGGGCGGGCTCGAAGCGGTGACCGCCGCCATCGAGCTTCAGCTTGTAGCCTGGGGCCTGAAGTAGCCGGAAGTCCGACGTTAAGGGAGCCGGAGTGCCGGACGAGGTAGAGCCGGACCAGGAAGAGCCGGACCAGGAAGAGCCGGACCAGGAAGAGCCGAACCAGGCGCAAGCATTCGGACCAGGAACAGGTCGTAGATCAGACAGGAGCTTAAGACATGTCGACAGGCAACATACGCATCGGGCTCATTGGACTCGGTACGGTTTGCGAATTCGTGCATTATCCGGGGTTTTCCCGTATCCCGGGCGTGGAAATCGCCGGTCTGTGCGAAGTGGACGAAGACCTGCTGGCCCGCAGGCAGGCACTGTGGGGCGTCACGGCCGGATTCACGGACGTGGACCGGTTCCTGGCCGCCGTCAGGCCGGACGCCGTGGCCGTCGCCGTGCCGAACGTGTACCACCGCGATATCGTGCTCAAAGCCGTCCGGGCGGGTTGCCACGTGCTGTGTGAAAAACCCATCGGCATGACCGTCGCGGAGACCGTTGACATGCACGAGTCCGCCCGGAACGCCGGCGTCCGCCACATGACCGCCTTTACCTACCGGTTCGTGCCGGGCATGCGCTACCTGAAACACCTGGTCGATGAAGGCGAGCTCGGTGAGATACGCCACGCCCGCTTCCAGCGTCTCCAGGACTGGGGAGAGCGTTCCGTGGGATGGCGCCAGTACCGGCGCATGGCGGCGACGGGAGAACTCGGCGACATGGGTATCCACCGTATCGACTTCGCCGAGGACCTGCTCGGCCCGATCAGGTCGGTATGCGCGTCGCTCAAGCAGGTCGTTCCCCGGGACCGCACGGAGGACGGACGGCCCTGCGAGGCGCAGGACGTGGAAGACTGGATCGCGTGGATCGCCGAGTTCGAATCGGGGGCCACGGGCGTGTTCGAAATGGGTAAACTGACCAAGGGCCACGGGCCCGCCGGCGACCACGACCTCTGCGAGTTGAACGGGAGCAATGGCTCCGCCGCCTACCGGCTTCACACTCCCTTTGCCATCCAGGCCGGACCGCGGCGGGAGAAATACCGGCGGCGCAGCGTACCGAAGCGCTTCCTCACCCTGCCCGGTTCGCCCCGCGACCCGAGAGAGGGCGACCCACTTCAGACCTTTCGCTTCGACCAGGCCTGGGAGTTCGTCAGCGCCATCCGCGAGGGACGGGACTGCGTGCCTTCCTTCTACCACGGCATGCGCGCCCAGGTCGTGGCGGAGGCCATCCTCGAGGCGGCCGCGTCCCGTAAGTGGGTGGACGTGCCGGGATGAGATTCCCTACGACGTTAACTCGTAATCGTCACCAAAATCAATTACGCTTTAAAAGAGGGAACACGCTGAGGTTTCGTTCGTATCATTCAGATATAGAATCATTCAAAATATAGTATAGTTGTTGACCAATGAGTATAAAGTACTTACACACCTACCGTATAAACCAAATCACACGTCAACCAAGGTAGGGTCTTCGTGAAGTATATATCAGGATGGGCGATTGGCGCCGCCGTGTTGCTACTGTGCGAAGGGGGCATTTCCGCCGGTCGCGCTCAATATGATCTCGATCCCCGGACTATCTCCCAGTTGAAGGAAGTGATAGCCGGTGCGGAACAGGACAAACAATACCGCGTTGAACGGTCGGCTTATTCAAAAAACACGCCGCCGGTACTATCGGAAAAAGGCCTTGTTTTGATATCGTCGGACAATCAGACATTACGTGCCCTGGACCATAAGGGTACGACGTTATGGGAGTTTACCCCTTTATCTAAAACGACCTATTCAGAATATCAAATTCATCAGGTTGGACTCTTTGGGAGCTTGCTGACGACGTCACTGGATGGCCGGTTCCTCATGTTTTCCAACAAACTAAGCTGGGCAACTGAAAGTATCAGCAACAATCTCTTGATTGTCTTAGACTCTGAGTGGGGAACTCCTCTTTTCATGAGATTTCCGGATCCAGTTCCCCGGTTTTCCAGTTCGGAAGATTATCTGATTTCGGGGGTCTACTGGTTTGAAGGTCCCAGTCCTTCTCCCGTGAAAGTGTACGAAACTCAATCCGGCAAAACCTTATGGACACATGACGTTGAAGCAGTGGTGATTACGGAACTAGGCTCGAATGAGGTTGCATACATCAACACAGCCGATAGAAACGCGGTTCTGACCATTGTGAAATTGGCTACGGGAGAGCATGTGCTGACCACACCTATCAAGTGGTTGGTGCCAGAAAAGTCAAGAGAGCCATGCCAATTTTGGAAACTTACGACATCCAAAGACGGGACAAGGTTCTTGGTTTCTGTCAGTGATTATTGCTTTGACGGTCCATTGACAAGTTATCAGCATTCTGTGATGTTCGACAGGGAAGGTCGTCCACTTTGGAATGAGATGAGACAGATTGCGGGAGTTGATGCCATAGTTGGCAACGCCATAGGTTTTAGTCCCAATAGCAGGTATCTTTTGTTTAAACGGTGGCGTAGAAGCAGGTTCGAAACTCAACATGACCAGTTAATCATGGCTGATACGGATACCGGTGATATACTTTGGTCGCTAAATGTTGATAATCTCACCAGTTATGATTTAATGCTGATGACGGATGACTATATCGTCCTTTCCCATAGCTATAAGTCTACCACACTCATTCTCAGCATAGATGAATCCGGACAAATCCGCGACCAGGCGCAACTGGACCGGAGAATAGTATGGACCGGCCTTCGAGTCGACAAGCCTGTAAGTGACATGCCTCAGAAGCGGTACCGGCATTCTCTTCTTTTTGAGGAAGTCGAGCAGGACAGTATAACCTACAAAGCTGAATACGTGCCCTTTAGTCCTTAAAACTAATGCTGAATTATACAGGGCTTTCACGCAGCTAAGTACAGTTTGTCGAAAATGTACCACCGGAGTTTCCCGTTTCTTGAGACCCTGGTGATTTCTTCCGGTTCGCACCACACACCAGTTGTGAGAGAGCAAAGTAATAGAGGTTAATCCGCTGACCTACCGGTCTGAATCGCATCCAGCCCAACCTTCCACACACCCGCGCTATACCGCCTACCACCGAATTTTCATTTCACCGTCATGGATTCGTCATACTCCGCATTTATCTTACGTCCGGTCCGGAAATGGGACATCCGATCCGGAAATGGGACGCATGATGCGCATGAAGCCGACAAAGGCCGGGTACGATCCCATTCGATTATCGCAAGCTATCCGCGACCGACGCGACCGGTAGAAATTTAGTTGTCCTGACGGGATAAAAAGGGGAGATTGGGTTGGAGGAGAAAACGTGAGAAAGCTAAGCTACCTGCTCATTGCAACGCTGCTGGCGATCCCGGCCGGGCCGTCCCGGGCCGGTGTCGGTCAGGGTGGCGGCCTGTTCCTGCAGATCGCTCCCGACGCGCGGTCCACGGCCATGGGCGAAACCGGCGTCGCCCACGCCCGGGGCGCCCAGGTCCCCGCGTGGAATCCCGGCGGACTTGGATTTCTGGAGTACAGCGGTGTGTCGGGGACCTATTTCAAATGGCTGCCCTACCTGGCGGACGATCTCTACTACCTGCACTTCTCCTACGTGCACCCGGTCGAAGGCATCGGGACCTTCGGCGTCAGTGTGCCTTATCTCTCGCTGGGTGAACAACAGCGGGTGAGCGCGACCGGGGACAGCCAGGGGACGTTCAAGAGTTCGGACATGGCGGTGTCCCTCTCTTACGGCGCCCTGATCAACGACCGCCTGGGGGTCGGATCCAATCTGAAGATCATCCGGAGCGCTCTTTCCGACGAGGACGACGGGGTGGGCTCGAGCTTCGCCCTGGACGTCGGCGTGACCGCCCGCGTCATGCCCCGGTTCACCCTGGCCGGCGTCCTTCAGAACCTGGGGACGGAAATCAAGTACACGGATTCGAACCAGGGAGATCCGCTGTCCCGGAACCTCAAGGTGGGCGCCGCGCTCAAGGCGCTCGAAGACGAGTCGAACAGCCTGATGCTTGCTGTCGACCTCAACCGCATGCTGCTGGAGAACAGCGGAAACATCCTGAACGTCGGGTTGGAATACTGGTACCAGGACCTGATCGCGCTGCGGACGGGGTACGTGCACGACGCGGACGGCGATGTGAAAACGCCCACGTTCGGCGGCGGACTGCAGTGGAAGATGTACCGCATCGACTTCAGCTACACCACGAGTTCGACGCTCCAGGACATCACCAAGTTCACCATTTCGGCCAGGTTTTAAGATAAGAAAGGCAGAGATCCAATAGCCGGTATGGTCGAACAGGGCAGGACTAGCCGGGTAAACGGTTACCCGGAGGGGTCCTGTTTTTCGACCAGCCGGATCTCGAAGAGCCGGGGCCACCACTTCCCGGTGACGAACAGTCGGTCCCCCGCGGCATCGTAGGCGATGCCATTGAGCACATCCACCGTACCGCCCCCCTCGCCGAGTCCATGCTGACCGCCCGATTCGAGCAGTCCCTCCAGGTCGATCCACCCCGTGACCCGACCCGTTTCGGGATCGATGCGGGCGATGCGGTCCTCCTGCCAGACATTGGCGTAGACCTCGCCCTTCACGTACTCCAGTTCGTTCAGGTTGCGCACCGGACCGTCCCCGTCCCGCACGACCACCCGGCCGGTCTCCGCGAAGGTCACCTTGTCGCGGAAGTACAGGTTGGAAGACCCGTCGGACATGATGAACCGCGCGCCGTCGTAGGTGATGCCCCATCCCTCGCCGGGATAGGACACGCTCCGCAGCAGCTCGAAGTCCTCCCGGTCGTAGATGAACCCGATACCGGATTTCCAGGTGAGCTGGATGATCTTGTCGTCGTAGAGGGCGAGTCCTTCCCCGAAGATCGTCGCGGCAATCCGGCGGACCCGTTCCACTTCTCCGGTCTGCAGCGCCACTTGGCGCAGGGAGGACTGGCCGTAGTTCCCGGTGCTCTCGTACAGCGTTTCGCCCTGGATCGCCAGGCCTTGGGTAAAGGCACCCGTATCGTGGGGGAAGGACCGGACCACCTCGTAGGTATAGGACTTCGACGCGACCGCCGTGGAGTCGTTCCCTGCCTGCGCATCAGCGGGGCTGGTGCTCGAATTCGTGGGCTCGGTACAGGCGGCGAGGCCGGTCAGGACCGCGAGGCCGGTCAGGGCCGCGAGGCAAACCAGGATGGCGATCAGGTTCCGTTTCATGGGTCAGGTTCCTGCAACTTCCGGTACATGATGTGTGCATCCACGAGGCCGTGCTCCGGATGGTCGAACGCGCCCGGGACGGTGCCGATGATCGAGAACCCCAGGTCCCGCCAGAGCGCGACCGCCCTGTGGTTCGTGCCGACGACCATGTTGAACTGCATGGACAGGTATCCTGCGCGGCGCGCCTCTTCGAGGGCGTGAGTGCCCATGGCCCGCCCCACGCCGCGGCCCTGGATGTCCGGATCGACCATGAACCCCGCGTTCGCCACGTGGGCGCCCTGTCCCGGCTGGTTGGGACGGATATAGTAGGTACCCACCACCTTGCGCCCGTCCAGCGCGACGTAGGCCCGGTTCGGCGGCGCCATCCACAGCGCGCGGGCCTGGTCCCTGTCCGTATCGGGCGGATAGGGATAGGTGTCGGCCGACCGGACGACCGGGTGGAAGATGGACCAGATGGCTTCGAAATCGTCTTCGCCGGCTCGGCGTATCCGGATCATCCGCGGCCTCTTTCCACGAGCATGGTCTCGATGGCCTTCCTTTTCTTCTCGCGGGCGATGTCCAGCGCCGTGGCGCCGTCCAGGTCCCGGATCGACGGATCGGACCCCTGGTCGAGCAGGTAGTTGACGAATGCCTTCCCGGCGCCGCGGACAGCGGCCCAGTGCAGCGCGGTACGCCCGCGGTGATCGTCGACGGCGTTCACGTTGGCGCCGCGGTCTACCAGGAAACGGGCCATGTTGTAGCTTCCGTACTGCACCAGTTCGCTCAGGGTGTCGTCCACCGCGGGATGCCGGATGTCCGCCCCCGCCGCCAGCAGCATTTCGACCGAATCGTAATCCACGCTCCACAGGGCGTTGACCAGGCCGGGATCGGGCTTGGCGCCGGCGTCCAGCATCGCCTGCATCATGGCCGGGTTGCCGATGGCGGAGGTCAGCGGCGGGGGAGGCCGGTTGACCTCGGCGCCCCTCTCCAGGAGCAGCACGACGATCGCCTCCAGGCGGGCGGCGACCGCCGCGTCGTCCTGACCCGCGCGGGAAGCCGCGGCGTAGTTCAGGGGCCGCCACCGGTTCTCGTCCACCGCGTCGACCAGGCCTTCGTCCCCGTCCAGGAGCGCCCGGATACTGTCCGCTTCGCCCAGGGCCACACTGGTGAATATATCCCAGTCCTCGATGTATTCTCGGAGCACCGGCAGGAACTGGATCTCCCCGCCCACGGCGGCGAGACAGGGCGCCGTCATGCGGCCGTGGCCGCCCCGCAGTTCGACGCGCGCGCCGAGTTCGAGGAGGGCGCGCACGGTTTCTACGTGGTGCGGTCCTTTGGGAATCGTCTTCTTGTGTTCCAGCACGCGATGCAGCGGCCGGTGACGATGGTTGTTGCGGCTGATCACGTTGGGATCGGCGCCGTGTTCGACCAGCAGCCTGACGATCTCCGTACTCCCCGTGAAGGCGGCCGTCATGATGGGCTGCCAGTGCCGGGCGGCCTCCGGGTCCTCCTTCAGCAGGGCTTTCGCGGCGTCCAGGTCGCCGGACCACGCCGCGCTCGTCAGTTGCTTTTCCAGGGCCATATATCTCGCCCTCCGTTTTCTCGATACCCTACGGTCATCTTACGGCCACTCTACAGACACCCTACCGCCACCGTAAGGCAACCCTGCGACCACCTTACGGCCACCGCACGGCGACCTTACGGCCGGCTTACGGCCATCTTGCCGCCACCTTGATCACCTCATCCGGCGCGTGCCGCATCTTTCCGTACGCTTCCGGCAATTCTTCCGGCGTCACGACGGGATCGGGCAGACCGTGCGGATGGAGCGTGCCCTCCCGGAAGAGGCGGACCAGGATTTCGAAGATACGGTCCTCTTCCCAAAACAGGTTCCGCTGCGGGCGGCTGCAGGCCCGCGCCGAGACGATGTCGATCTGGTTGAAGTGAAACTCCTCGCCCAGGTAAAGTCCCTTCGCGTCTCCCAGGTAGAAGGCCAGGGGCACCACCCGCCCCGCGTATCGTGTGGCCCGGATCGCCTGGTTGAGCGCGTGGTAGCTCCCGCTGGCCTCGATGGCGACGTCCGCGCCGTGTTCGAGCCATTCGCGGGAAGCCATGCCGAAATCGCCGACCTTCTTCGGATCGACCGCCCGGGTCGCGCCGTGCCGCAGGGCCAGTTCGCGCCGGCGGTCGATCGGGTCCACCGCCACCACGTCGACCGCACCGGAAAGCCGGGCCAGCTGGACGGTGAAGAGCCCGATGGCGCCCATGCCGAAGACAATGACCCGCTCGCCGATTCGCACCTGTCCGTCCCGCACGGCCGCCAGGGCGAAATCGGCGGGGTCCATGCAACAGGCGGCCTCCTCGGTGAATCCGGGAAGCAGCGGTTTGAAATGACGGCCCTGGTGGACCGGCCTGAAACCGCCGTAGCCGTATACCCGGTCACCCTCCCTCAGGCCTTCGACTTCCCCGCCGGCGGCCATGACCGTACCCACGGTTGTATTGCCCACGGGTTTCCACGCTGTCGGGTCGTATGGGCGGGTACGCGACCGGTCGAAGACCCGGCCGTCCGGGTCCATGGGCACGCTGCAGTAGATGGATTCTCCCGTGATCTCGCCTTTCTCCGTCCCGTGTTTCGCCGCGGTGAGTTCGCTGCGGACGCGGACTTCATCGGGAGCGAGATCGTCCAGCGTATAGGGTTCCCAACGGGGTTCGAAGG from Gemmatimonadota bacterium encodes the following:
- a CDS encoding Gfo/Idh/MocA family oxidoreductase, which translates into the protein MSTGNIRIGLIGLGTVCEFVHYPGFSRIPGVEIAGLCEVDEDLLARRQALWGVTAGFTDVDRFLAAVRPDAVAVAVPNVYHRDIVLKAVRAGCHVLCEKPIGMTVAETVDMHESARNAGVRHMTAFTYRFVPGMRYLKHLVDEGELGEIRHARFQRLQDWGERSVGWRQYRRMAATGELGDMGIHRIDFAEDLLGPIRSVCASLKQVVPRDRTEDGRPCEAQDVEDWIAWIAEFESGATGVFEMGKLTKGHGPAGDHDLCELNGSNGSAAYRLHTPFAIQAGPRREKYRRRSVPKRFLTLPGSPRDPREGDPLQTFRFDQAWEFVSAIREGRDCVPSFYHGMRAQVVAEAILEAAASRKWVDVPG
- a CDS encoding PorV/PorQ family protein is translated as MRKLSYLLIATLLAIPAGPSRAGVGQGGGLFLQIAPDARSTAMGETGVAHARGAQVPAWNPGGLGFLEYSGVSGTYFKWLPYLADDLYYLHFSYVHPVEGIGTFGVSVPYLSLGEQQRVSATGDSQGTFKSSDMAVSLSYGALINDRLGVGSNLKIIRSALSDEDDGVGSSFALDVGVTARVMPRFTLAGVLQNLGTEIKYTDSNQGDPLSRNLKVGAALKALEDESNSLMLAVDLNRMLLENSGNILNVGLEYWYQDLIALRTGYVHDADGDVKTPTFGGGLQWKMYRIDFSYTTSSTLQDITKFTISARF
- a CDS encoding glutaminyl-peptide cyclotransferase; protein product: MKRNLIAILVCLAALTGLAVLTGLAACTEPTNSSTSPADAQAGNDSTAVASKSYTYEVVRSFPHDTGAFTQGLAIQGETLYESTGNYGQSSLRQVALQTGEVERVRRIAATIFGEGLALYDDKIIQLTWKSGIGFIYDREDFELLRSVSYPGEGWGITYDGARFIMSDGSSNLYFRDKVTFAETGRVVVRDGDGPVRNLNELEYVKGEVYANVWQEDRIARIDPETGRVTGWIDLEGLLESGGQHGLGEGGGTVDVLNGIAYDAAGDRLFVTGKWWPRLFEIRLVEKQDPSG
- a CDS encoding GNAT family N-acetyltransferase, giving the protein MIRIRRAGEDDFEAIWSIFHPVVRSADTYPYPPDTDRDQARALWMAPPNRAYVALDGRKVVGTYYIRPNQPGQGAHVANAGFMVDPDIQGRGVGRAMGTHALEEARRAGYLSMQFNMVVGTNHRAVALWRDLGFSIIGTVPGAFDHPEHGLVDAHIMYRKLQEPDP
- a CDS encoding ankyrin repeat domain-containing protein codes for the protein MALEKQLTSAAWSGDLDAAKALLKEDPEAARHWQPIMTAAFTGSTEIVRLLVEHGADPNVISRNNHRHRPLHRVLEHKKTIPKGPHHVETVRALLELGARVELRGGHGRMTAPCLAAVGGEIQFLPVLREYIEDWDIFTSVALGEADSIRALLDGDEGLVDAVDENRWRPLNYAAASRAGQDDAAVAARLEAIVVLLLERGAEVNRPPPPLTSAIGNPAMMQAMLDAGAKPDPGLVNALWSVDYDSVEMLLAAGADIRHPAVDDTLSELVQYGSYNMARFLVDRGANVNAVDDHRGRTALHWAAVRGAGKAFVNYLLDQGSDPSIRDLDGATALDIAREKKRKAIETMLVERGRG
- a CDS encoding zinc-binding alcohol dehydrogenase translates to MATVDGIELKQLVCNNAFEPRWEPYTLDDLAPDEVRVRSELTAAKHGTEKGEITGESIYCSVPMDPDGRVFDRSRTRPYDPTAWKPVGNTTVGTVMAAGGEVEGLREGDRVYGYGGFRPVHQGRHFKPLLPGFTEEAACCMDPADFALAAVRDGQVRIGERVIVFGMGAIGLFTVQLARLSGAVDVVAVDPIDRRRELALRHGATRAVDPKKVGDFGMASREWLEHGADVAIEASGSYHALNQAIRATRYAGRVVPLAFYLGDAKGLYLGEEFHFNQIDIVSARACSRPQRNLFWEEDRIFEILVRLFREGTLHPHGLPDPVVTPEELPEAYGKMRHAPDEVIKVAARWP